The window GCTTTTCAAACTCGTCCAGGACCAGTCCCCCGACTACCTCGTGGTCGCGTTCGATCCCCCGCGCAAATCGTTCAGGTTCGGGCTCTACAAGGAATACAAGGCGAACCGCGAAAAGATGCCCGACGACCTGCGGATCCAGATCGAGGAGATCAAGCGCCTGGTGGAGGTGCTGGGCATACCCCGCATCGAGGAGGCGGACTTCGAGGCCGACGACGTGCTGGGAACCATCGCGAAGACGTACGCCTCAAAGGACGTCGAGGTGGTGCTCGTGACCGGGGATAAGGACGCCTACCAGCTCGTGGGGAAAAATATTTCCATTTACGCCAACAGGAAGGGCATCACCGAGTTTGAGACCTACGACGCGAAGGCGGTGAAGGAAAAGCTCGGCATTACTCCGGCGCAGGTGGTCGACTATATGGCCCTCACGGGCGACACCTCCGACAATATCCCCGGGGTTTTCGGCGTGGGGGAGAAGACCGCGCAGAAGCTCATCGCGGATCACGGCTCGCTCGACGAGCTTTACGCGCACCTGGACAAGGTTAAGGGCAAGCTCCGGGAAACCCTGGAAAAAAACCGCGAAATGGCATACCTGTCGAAGACGCTGGTGACCATCCGGACCGATATCCCGCTCGAGCTTGACCTTGAGCGCGCTGCGCTGCCCGATTTCCGGACCCCCGCGGTGAGGGATTTCTTCACGGGGCTGGAGATGGATTCGATCGCGCGCGAGCTGTTCCCCGATGAGTCTGCGGAAACCGGCACCGCGCCCGCCAAAAAGGAGGCGAAGGATTACAGGATCGTGCGTTCCCCCGCGGATCTCGATGAGGCGCTGCGCGCGATCGCGAAGGCCGGCCTTGTCTCCGTGGACACCGAGACCACCTCGACCAACCCGGTCGCCGCCGAGCTCGTGGGGATATCGCTCTCCGTGGCCCCCGGTGCCGGCTGGTACGTTCCCATCATCACCCGGTCGCTGTTCACGGAGCAGGTGATCGACCGGGACGAGGCGCTCGCGATGCTCAAGCCCATGATCGAGGACGAAACAATCGCCAAGGTGGGACAGAACATCAAGTACGATATCATCGTGCTCGCCTGCGCGGGCATCACAATCAGGGGCGTTCGCTTCGACACCATGGTCGCCTCCTACCTGCTGGACCCCTCCGCGCGGCGCAACAACCTGGACGACATGGCCATGGACCTCCTGGGCTACAAGACCATCACGTACAAAGAGCTCACGGTTCGCGGGAAGGAAAAGCTCGATATCACCCAGGTGCCGCTCGCGGATCTCGCCGAGTACGCGGCCGAGGACGCCGATATTGCCCTGCGGCTCTACCATATCCTCGAGAAAAAGATCGCCGCGGAAAAGCTGGGCGCGCTGCTTGAGAAGGTGGAAATGCCGCTCATTCCCGTTCTCGCGCAGATGGAACGCACGGGCGTCCGCATCGACCTGGACTATTTCCGCGCCCTCGCGAAGGAAAACGACGCGCTCCTGGCGGAGGCGGAGGAAAAGATCTACGCGACCGCCGGGCTGCGCTTCAATATCAATTCCACAAAGGAGCTTTCGCGCGTGCTCTTCGAATCGCTGGGCCTTAAACCGGTCAAGAAAACCAAGACGGGATTTTCCACCGATATACAGGTCCTGGAAACGCTCGCGGGATCGCACGAGGTCATCGACTGGCTTATCGCGTATCGGACCCTTTCCAAACTCAAGGGAACCTACATCGATACGCTTCCCTCCCTGGTGATCGAGCGCACGGGACGGATCCACACGAGCTACAACCAGGCCGTGGTCGCGACCGGGCGGCTTTCATCGACAGACCCCAACCTCCAGAACATCCCGGTGCGCGACGAGTTCGGGAGGAAGATCCGCCGCGGCTTCGTTCCGGAGCGCGGATGGCTCATGATGTCCGCCGACTATTCGCAGGTCGAGCTCAGGCTCGCCGCGCACATTTCCGGCGACAGGACGATGATCGAGGCGTTCAAGGAGGGCGCGGACATCCACGCGCGCACCGCCGCGTCCGTATTTGACGCGCCCCTGGACGCGATCACCCCGGAGATGCGCCGCCGGGCCAAGATCATCAATTTCGCCACGATCTACGGGGTCTCGCCCTTCGGGCTCGCGCAGCAGGTCGAT of the Spirochaetota bacterium genome contains:
- the polA gene encoding DNA polymerase I, with the translated sequence MASFRIPFHNRSIRISAHRIKRRTRSNPVKKRLFVIDGHALCYRAYFAFIRNPLLNSKGQNTSAIFGFSRMLFKLVQDQSPDYLVVAFDPPRKSFRFGLYKEYKANREKMPDDLRIQIEEIKRLVEVLGIPRIEEADFEADDVLGTIAKTYASKDVEVVLVTGDKDAYQLVGKNISIYANRKGITEFETYDAKAVKEKLGITPAQVVDYMALTGDTSDNIPGVFGVGEKTAQKLIADHGSLDELYAHLDKVKGKLRETLEKNREMAYLSKTLVTIRTDIPLELDLERAALPDFRTPAVRDFFTGLEMDSIARELFPDESAETGTAPAKKEAKDYRIVRSPADLDEALRAIAKAGLVSVDTETTSTNPVAAELVGISLSVAPGAGWYVPIITRSLFTEQVIDRDEALAMLKPMIEDETIAKVGQNIKYDIIVLACAGITIRGVRFDTMVASYLLDPSARRNNLDDMAMDLLGYKTITYKELTVRGKEKLDITQVPLADLAEYAAEDADIALRLYHILEKKIAAEKLGALLEKVEMPLIPVLAQMERTGVRIDLDYFRALAKENDALLAEAEEKIYATAGLRFNINSTKELSRVLFESLGLKPVKKTKTGFSTDIQVLETLAGSHEVIDWLIAYRTLSKLKGTYIDTLPSLVIERTGRIHTSYNQAVVATGRLSSTDPNLQNIPVRDEFGRKIRRGFVPERGWLMMSADYSQVELRLAAHISGDRTMIEAFKEGADIHARTAASVFDAPLDAITPEMRRRAKIINFATIYGVSPFGLAQQVDISMKEAAEFIKRYFETYPGFKRYVDDTIAFAREHGYVETILGRRRPIPDIDSSAQFRREGAERIAINTPLQGTAADLIKLAMIDIAREIEERKFKGRMLLQVHDELVFEAPPEEKEDFEEMVRRRMEHAMDLSVPLIVDMAWGENWGEVH